ACGGTCATCCCGACGTAAGCGTTGACAAACTGTAAAACCATCTACCCTCGGCAACATCAGATCGAGCATAATCAGGTCTGGTTGTAGCTGGAGAGCCAGTGCCTGGCCTTTGATGCCGTCCTCAGCTTGACTAACATCGTAACCAGCCATTTCTAAGTTGACAGCAACGAGTTCTGAAATCGCTGGGTCATCGTCTATGACAAGAATCCTCGGCATTCTTAAAAAATTACTACTACTTATTAAGGATAATTAAGAACCTTTGGTAGATACAAAGATTTCTGCACAGATTATAAAAAAGGTTTTAAATCTAACATAAATCTTAAGATGAAAGAAATGTGAAATCAAGACTAAATTACAGGAAAATCCAGCTATGTTGTGTCATTCTGCCTACAATCCGCCCAGGTTTTTGCAAAATGGTGTGGCAATGACAGTCTATACCGCTTTCTGGGGAAGAAAATACTTTGAAAGTAATATTCTATATCCAGAGCCGCCATACCATAAAACAGTTTTTATAGGTGGGCAAAATGTGCCAATTTCTAGTTGGGTTGCCATACCTAAAAACGCTCACAGTACGATTGTGGGTACTTATGGCATTACAGGTGATCTGGAAACAGAATGGTTTTTGAGGCTGCTGGGACGTAAAGCATACGCTCAAGGATACGCTGTAGTTTTATTTGATTGGCGAGCGCACGGCAAAACTGCTGACTTGTCGCCCACTTTAACTTCTGATGGTTTATACGAAGGTGAAGATTTTGTTCACATTGCTGCTGCTGCGGCACAAATGGGATGTCCAAAGAAATTTTGGTTTACAGGGTTTTCTTTAGGAGGGCAATTAGCATTATGGGGGCTGAAAATTGCTACGGCTCTCATTGACGATAATGAGTATTTAGGGCTAAAAAGTAGCGATATTGTGGGTGGCGCGGTGATTTGTCCGAGTTTAGATTCGGTGCGATCGCTTTCTTATTTAAGCAAAAGACCTTTTGGTAAACAGTTGGAAGCTGCGATCGTCCGAAATTTGAAAAAACTGGCATGGCGAATCCATGATGCCCATCCTGGAGCCATAGACCCAGCGGTAATTGAACGGACTAACAGCATTTGGGATTTTGACAACGAACTAGTAATTAACCGACTAGGTTTTGCTTCTGTGCAAGCATATTACGAGGCTAGTAGTGCTTTACAATTATTGCCTCAGCTATCAAAACCAACTTTGATTATTTATGCTGCCGATGATCCACTTTTTCATCCGGCAATTATACCTGAATTGCAAGATGCCTGTGCTAGCAATCCTCAAATAGATTTGTTACTCACGCGTTACGGTGGTCATGTCGGCTATTTGAGTAGTAAAGAGTGTCAACGTCAAGCACAAGATCCAGACCCTTGGTGGGCATGGAATCGGGTTCTACAATGGCTAGAAGAAAATATACAGCAGAATAAAGGTGTCAGTAGCCAGAATTCAGAAGTAAACAAGGCTTTGTAACTGGTTTTAAGACAAAATTGGCAAACAGTTTTTAACAAACTAGCTTTTTGGAGCGTATCTTAACTAGGAATTACGAATTAGTACAAGACCTAATTGATATACTTTACTCAATTTAAATCAGCTGTAAAAGTGGATATAACAAACAAATTATTCTGTAAATTTAAATAAAAATTAGTACTATTTGTGTTTAGATAGTGAAGATATATGCTATTTCCATATTAAATATTTATTTTAAAAACTAAACTAAGATTAAACGAATTATTACCTGTACTAATAATACAAATACCCTGGTAGGGACACGGCATTGCCGTGTCCCTACGAGAAATCTATATGTATCAGGATTTTTGTGAATTGGTATTAGCCCAAATTCTGGTACACAAGTTAATGGCTCAAATCCCTACGATCCACTGTGCAAAGGTGTTACAACTACCCTAGTTTTGGGAGCAAATAATCAGCTAATTAAACACTACGTCTCACTCAGTGGAACCTATCGAAGTGAATCAGTAGCTTGGTATATTTGCAAAAGTGATATTCATTATTCAATCAATGACTGCACCTAATCATCTTTGGCTGCCTGCACCGACAGATTTTACTTTGCTGCCGGATGATGTCCATGTTTGGCGAATAGACCTTGACCAACCAGAACAACAGCTGCAATCTTTTGCAGAAACTCTCTCTAATGACGAACTAGCTAGAGCTAAGCGGTTTTATTTTGAGGAACATCGGCAGCGTTTCATTGCCGGTCGCGGTAGCTTGCGAGCAATATTAGGCCGCTACTTGGGTATCGAGCCAATACAAGTGCAGTTTGCTTATGAAGCCCGTGGTAAACCATTACTAGCAGATACATTTGCCAGCAGTGGGCTGTCGTTTAATTTATCTCACTCCCAAGGGTTAGGTTTAGTTGCAGTGAATTGCACTCGCAAAATTGGTGTAGATTTAGAGTGCATTCGCCGAGTTTCTGACATAGAAGCCCTTGCTAAACGGTTCTTTTTAACCAGAGAATATGAGGTGTTGCGATCGCTCTCTCCTGACCAACAGCAAGAAACTTTCTTCCGCTACTGGACTTGCAAGGAAGCTTATTTAAAAGCAACTGGAGATGGACTATTTCGGCTAGAGGAAATTGAGGTGTTGCTGTCTCCTACAGAACCAGCTAGGTTACAGACATCTGAAGATTGGGAACTTGTTGAACTAGTTCCTGGTAAAGATTTTGTGGCAGCGGTGGCTGTTGCCGGTTTGGGCTGGGATTTGAAATGCTGGCAGTATTAATGGGCATGGGGCTTGGAAATATTTTTACATAACGATAGTACTTATCCCAAAGTTGGTGTTAAACCTTAACAGTATCTTTTGGGTAAATGGGTATGCAAAAACAAAGCCAATCATATTAAAGAATGTAAATTACTTATTTTTTACCAATGCCCAATACTTCGGCTTAGCTCAGTACAAGTGCCTAATGCCCCATGCCCAAACCAAATTTATTTATCTTCCTGCATATTTCTCACAATTTTTGTCACCAATTTCCTTGGTGTAAATCTGACACTTTTTGCCAGTATTTTATTGAGCAACCCTGGAATAACAATTGTTTTGCCCCGCATTAAAGCACGATAACCAATCTCGGCTACTGTTTCGGCATCCATCATCTTCTTACCTTTAAGCAATTTAGAATCTGCCATCCCTGTTTTTTCATGGAAAGCAGAAACTGTTGAGCCTGGGCAAAGAACAGTGACGGTGACACCTGTACCTTCTAATTCATTAGCGATCGCTTCTGAAAATGATAAAACATAAGCTTTGGTAGCGAAATAAACTGCCATCAAAGGGCCTGGTTGAAAGGCCGCAGCTGAGGCAACGTTTAATATTTTTCCCTCGCCTTGCTTTACCATGTCCTTGAGGAAT
This region of Nostoc sp. UHCC 0302 genomic DNA includes:
- a CDS encoding alpha/beta fold hydrolase, encoding MLCHSAYNPPRFLQNGVAMTVYTAFWGRKYFESNILYPEPPYHKTVFIGGQNVPISSWVAIPKNAHSTIVGTYGITGDLETEWFLRLLGRKAYAQGYAVVLFDWRAHGKTADLSPTLTSDGLYEGEDFVHIAAAAAQMGCPKKFWFTGFSLGGQLALWGLKIATALIDDNEYLGLKSSDIVGGAVICPSLDSVRSLSYLSKRPFGKQLEAAIVRNLKKLAWRIHDAHPGAIDPAVIERTNSIWDFDNELVINRLGFASVQAYYEASSALQLLPQLSKPTLIIYAADDPLFHPAIIPELQDACASNPQIDLLLTRYGGHVGYLSSKECQRQAQDPDPWWAWNRVLQWLEENIQQNKGVSSQNSEVNKAL
- the hetI gene encoding 4'-phosphopantetheinyl transferase HetI, with protein sequence MTAPNHLWLPAPTDFTLLPDDVHVWRIDLDQPEQQLQSFAETLSNDELARAKRFYFEEHRQRFIAGRGSLRAILGRYLGIEPIQVQFAYEARGKPLLADTFASSGLSFNLSHSQGLGLVAVNCTRKIGVDLECIRRVSDIEALAKRFFLTREYEVLRSLSPDQQQETFFRYWTCKEAYLKATGDGLFRLEEIEVLLSPTEPARLQTSEDWELVELVPGKDFVAAVAVAGLGWDLKCWQY
- a CDS encoding SDR family oxidoreductase, which gives rise to MNTTPESHCKKTALITGAASGIGYQLARIFADNDYNLVLVDKIGIKLTEISSKFEQEFGISVKTIIKDLSIATSPDEIFLELQQANIKIHVLVNNAGFGTYGLFNETDLNTELEMLQVNLVCLTHLTKLFLKDMVKQGEGKILNVASAAAFQPGPLMAVYFATKAYVLSFSEAIANELEGTGVTVTVLCPGSTVSAFHEKTGMADSKLLKGKKMMDAETVAEIGYRALMRGKTIVIPGLLNKILAKSVRFTPRKLVTKIVRNMQEDK